One Gordonia sp. SID5947 genomic region harbors:
- a CDS encoding phosphatidate cytidylyltransferase, producing the protein MATEPSANTPPADGGENSGAPGKPASGEPAAPAKSRAGRNLPAAIGVGGTLGISIILILLFAPKIWYGVVAVAFAIATWEVTKRLRDGGYQVALWPLLIGGQAIIWASWPWAQTGVLTAFAATVLVLMVWMLLAQGIGHAPENYLRNLAASVLVLAWLPLLASFGAQMVVQDHGAARVATLMVVVVCSDVGGYAAGVLFGKHAMAPAISPKKSWEGLVGSFVVGTAGAIGCVVFLLDTHWWVGAVLGPVLVVCATLGDLVESQVKRDLGIKDMGTLLPGHGGIMDRLDSLLPSAFIVWAVLTALL; encoded by the coding sequence ATGGCCACCGAACCCTCTGCGAACACGCCGCCCGCCGATGGGGGCGAGAATTCGGGGGCACCAGGCAAGCCTGCATCCGGGGAGCCCGCGGCTCCCGCGAAGTCGCGGGCCGGACGGAACCTTCCTGCGGCCATCGGCGTCGGCGGGACGCTCGGCATCTCGATCATCCTCATCCTGCTGTTCGCACCGAAGATCTGGTACGGCGTGGTCGCGGTGGCGTTCGCCATCGCGACCTGGGAGGTCACCAAGCGACTGCGCGACGGTGGCTACCAGGTGGCGCTGTGGCCGTTGCTGATCGGCGGCCAGGCGATCATCTGGGCGAGCTGGCCCTGGGCCCAGACCGGAGTGCTCACCGCGTTCGCGGCGACCGTGCTGGTCTTGATGGTCTGGATGTTGCTGGCGCAGGGGATCGGTCACGCACCCGAGAACTATCTCCGGAATCTGGCCGCAAGCGTCCTCGTGTTGGCGTGGCTGCCGTTGCTCGCGTCGTTCGGTGCGCAGATGGTGGTACAGGACCACGGCGCGGCGCGGGTCGCGACGCTGATGGTCGTCGTGGTGTGCTCCGACGTCGGCGGCTATGCGGCCGGCGTCTTGTTCGGCAAACATGCGATGGCGCCGGCGATCAGCCCGAAGAAGTCGTGGGAAGGACTCGTCGGGTCATTCGTCGTCGGTACGGCGGGCGCAATCGGTTGCGTTGTCTTCCTTCTCGACACGCATTGGTGGGTCGGCGCGGTTCTCGGACCAGTTCTGGTCGTCTGCGCGACGTTGGGTGATCTTGTCGAGTCACAGGTCAAACGCGACCTCGGCATCAAGGACATGGGCACCCTGCTACCCGGTCACGGCGGCATCATGGATCGTCTGGACTCGTTGTTGCCGTCGGCGTTCATCGTGTGGGCGGTGCTGACCGCACTGCTCTGA
- a CDS encoding condensation domain-containing protein, whose product MVSFGLIDEWNPRPGRLTSWIASPSSITESASAAIHPVPPSHQQEAYLRAARRNESAGFRFSRLCLIAFDIQASLDTAALTTALTTFLRRHDTFRSWFSVETDGTVARHVTDAEAIELIRNDHGDFTTPAQIRTHVQQETPGPFDWDCFSFGAIEWEGGFTVYCAVDHLNTDGMSQAMTCVDLMTLYMNAAFGMDNALAPVGSYVDYCERERSISRELSWDSPQVQRWIDVVSAHGGRLPRFPLPLGKDADTHTRSAHLTTTVFDDDHAAQRFEDACRANGGNVTAGLMAIAALAYAEFTGKSDYLGMTPKSTRRPGNELNSVGWFTSLIPVPVTIGPGSTFTSAVAQAARSYEAGKDLTDVSFHRVLELVRPEDGIDVEPGWSVPMISYIDVRKLPGVEMFDAINGCLYGNRGSSEEVFMWINRFQDETSMTFLYPDTEIARASVRDYTDKFIGIMAAVSRQGDYDQVAPALAR is encoded by the coding sequence ATGGTAAGTTTCGGGCTCATCGACGAGTGGAACCCTCGTCCGGGACGATTGACCAGCTGGATCGCCTCACCGTCATCGATCACCGAATCAGCCAGTGCCGCAATCCATCCTGTTCCGCCGTCACATCAGCAGGAGGCGTATCTCCGCGCCGCCCGACGAAACGAATCCGCGGGCTTTCGGTTCTCGCGGCTGTGCCTGATCGCATTCGACATCCAGGCATCGCTCGACACCGCAGCGCTGACGACCGCGTTGACCACCTTCCTGCGGCGCCACGACACCTTCCGCTCCTGGTTCTCGGTCGAGACGGACGGGACCGTCGCGCGACACGTGACCGACGCCGAGGCGATCGAACTGATCCGGAACGATCACGGCGACTTCACCACGCCGGCCCAGATCCGTACGCATGTGCAGCAGGAGACCCCGGGGCCGTTCGACTGGGATTGCTTCTCGTTCGGCGCGATCGAATGGGAGGGCGGTTTCACCGTCTACTGCGCGGTCGACCACCTGAACACCGATGGCATGTCGCAGGCGATGACATGCGTCGACCTGATGACCCTGTACATGAATGCGGCGTTCGGCATGGACAATGCCCTGGCACCGGTCGGAAGTTATGTCGACTATTGTGAACGCGAGCGGTCCATTTCGCGCGAACTGTCGTGGGATTCGCCTCAGGTACAGAGATGGATCGACGTCGTGTCGGCCCATGGCGGCCGTCTCCCCCGCTTTCCCCTCCCGCTCGGCAAGGATGCCGACACCCATACCCGCAGTGCGCATCTGACCACCACGGTGTTCGACGACGACCACGCCGCCCAGCGATTCGAGGATGCCTGTCGTGCGAATGGCGGAAACGTCACGGCCGGCCTCATGGCGATCGCCGCGCTGGCCTACGCCGAGTTCACCGGCAAGTCCGATTATCTGGGCATGACGCCCAAGAGCACCCGGAGGCCGGGCAACGAGCTGAACTCGGTCGGCTGGTTCACCAGCCTCATACCGGTTCCGGTGACGATCGGGCCCGGCAGCACGTTCACCTCGGCGGTCGCCCAGGCCGCGCGAAGCTACGAGGCCGGCAAGGACCTGACCGATGTGTCGTTCCACCGCGTGCTCGAACTCGTACGACCAGAGGACGGCATCGACGTCGAACCCGGTTGGTCGGTTCCGATGATCTCCTACATCGACGTTCGCAAGCTGCCCGGTGTGGAGATGTTCGACGCGATCAACGGCTGTCTGTACGGCAATCGGGGCAGCAGCGAGGAAGTGTTCATGTGGATCAATCGATTCCAGGACGAGACATCGATGACCTTCTTGTACCCCGACACGGAGATCGCGCGGGCCTCCGTGCGCGACTACACGGACAAGTTCATCGGCATCATGGCGGCCGTGTCGAGGCAGGGAGACTACGACCAGGTTGCCCCCGCGCTCGCGCGATGA
- a CDS encoding glucosyl-3-phosphoglycerate synthase: MTIADMQGSATWLESNTWDRPKWTVDELIALKNGRSISVVLPALDEERTVGSVIASIMPLVGGLVDEVVVIDSGSADATMTRAAAAGARVESRESALPGVPPLPGKGEVLWRSLATTVGDIVVYIDSDLVDPDPMYVPKLVGPLLSVPELQLVKGYYRRPLVGSGGIDPSGGGRVTELVVRPLVAALRPELSALIQPLAGEYAGTRELLMSIPFAPGYGVEIGIVLDTLNRFGMDAIGQVDLGTRAHRNRPLRELGPMSRQIVATLMGRLGIEDSGSPLTQFLMEGDGHRVRRAYPVLDDRPAMRTVPGRTLADAGAR, from the coding sequence ATGACGATCGCCGACATGCAGGGCTCGGCGACCTGGCTGGAGTCGAACACGTGGGACCGGCCGAAGTGGACGGTCGACGAGCTGATCGCGCTCAAGAACGGTCGCTCGATCTCCGTGGTGCTGCCTGCCCTCGACGAAGAGCGGACGGTCGGCTCGGTGATCGCGAGCATCATGCCCCTCGTGGGCGGCCTGGTCGACGAGGTCGTCGTCATCGATTCCGGGTCGGCGGATGCCACGATGACGCGGGCTGCGGCAGCCGGGGCGCGCGTGGAGAGCAGGGAATCGGCGTTGCCGGGCGTGCCGCCTCTGCCGGGCAAGGGCGAGGTCCTGTGGCGCTCCCTCGCGACGACGGTCGGCGACATCGTGGTCTACATCGACAGTGACCTCGTCGATCCCGATCCGATGTATGTGCCCAAGCTCGTCGGGCCGTTGCTGTCGGTGCCGGAGTTGCAGCTGGTCAAGGGATACTATCGACGGCCGCTCGTGGGGTCGGGTGGGATCGATCCGTCCGGTGGTGGCCGGGTGACCGAACTCGTGGTGCGGCCCCTGGTGGCCGCGCTGAGACCGGAGCTCTCTGCCCTCATCCAGCCATTGGCGGGCGAGTACGCCGGAACCCGTGAATTGCTGATGTCGATCCCGTTCGCCCCGGGCTACGGCGTGGAGATCGGCATCGTTCTCGACACGCTGAACCGGTTCGGGATGGACGCGATCGGCCAGGTGGATCTCGGGACCCGGGCCCATCGCAACCGCCCGCTCCGTGAGCTCGGGCCCATGTCACGCCAGATCGTCGCGACACTCATGGGTCGTCTCGGGATCGAGGACTCGGGAAGCCCGCTGACCCAGTTCTTGATGGAGGGCGACGGGCATCGCGTTCGGCGCGCCTATCCGGTACTCGACGATCGGCCGGCCATGCGGACCGTCCCCGGACGAACCCTGGCCGACGCCGGCGCCCGCTGA
- the frr gene encoding ribosome recycling factor encodes MIDDTLLDAEEKMEKAVGVAKDDMGSIRTGRANPAMFNKVNIEYYGSLTPVTQVAGITTPEARLVVIKPYEASTLRDIETAIRNSDLGVNPTNDGTIIRVAIPQLTEERRRELVKQAKGKGEDAKVAIRNVRRKAVDELKRIQKDGEAGEDEVNRAEKELDKTTAGYVTQVDELVKHKENELLEV; translated from the coding sequence ATGATCGACGACACGCTGCTGGACGCCGAAGAGAAGATGGAGAAGGCGGTCGGCGTCGCCAAGGACGACATGGGCTCGATCCGCACGGGCCGTGCCAATCCGGCGATGTTCAACAAGGTCAACATCGAGTACTACGGTTCGCTCACCCCGGTCACCCAGGTGGCCGGCATCACCACCCCCGAAGCCCGGCTCGTCGTGATCAAGCCGTACGAGGCCTCCACGCTGCGCGACATCGAGACGGCGATCCGCAACTCCGACCTCGGCGTGAACCCGACCAACGACGGCACCATCATCCGCGTCGCGATCCCGCAGCTCACCGAGGAGCGCCGACGTGAACTCGTGAAGCAGGCCAAGGGCAAAGGGGAGGACGCGAAGGTCGCGATCCGCAATGTCCGCCGAAAGGCCGTCGACGAACTCAAGCGTATCCAGAAGGACGGCGAGGCCGGCGAGGACGAAGTGAACCGCGCGGAGAAGGAACTCGACAAGACCACCGCCGGCTATGTCACGCAGGTCGATGAACTCGTGAAGCACAAAGAGAACGAATTGCTCGAAGTGTGA
- a CDS encoding alpha/beta hydrolase family protein: MGATIVAEHAQSTREIDLTVRSQAMRMSLPVKVIPSSGRGPAPTLYLLNGAAGGEGGSSWFDQTDIRTFFAGQHVNVVVPMGGAASYFTDWQRPDPTLGYQKWATYLTSELPRAIDERFDGNGRNAIAGISMAGTSVFQLSLHAPKLYRGIGSFSGCAQTSDPLGQAVVRMVVEGRGGGNTVNMWGPPTAPAWQENDPYLHVDEFRGKSVYVSNGSGTPGRYDTINGPGIDGNGTKLFDQIAVGAVIETATAECTRNLQRRMRERGVPATFHLYDGGTHAWPYWQDELHRAWPQFRRALAA; this comes from the coding sequence ATGGGTGCCACGATCGTCGCCGAGCATGCCCAGTCGACCCGGGAGATCGACCTCACGGTGCGCTCACAAGCGATGCGTATGTCGTTGCCCGTGAAGGTGATTCCTTCTTCCGGCCGCGGCCCTGCCCCGACGCTCTACCTGCTGAACGGGGCGGCCGGTGGCGAAGGAGGCAGCAGTTGGTTCGACCAGACCGACATCCGCACCTTCTTTGCCGGTCAACACGTCAACGTCGTGGTTCCGATGGGTGGTGCGGCGAGCTATTTCACCGACTGGCAACGGCCGGATCCGACGCTGGGATACCAGAAATGGGCCACCTATCTGACCTCTGAACTCCCGCGAGCCATCGACGAACGGTTCGATGGCAACGGACGCAACGCAATTGCGGGGATCTCGATGGCCGGCACGTCGGTCTTCCAGCTGTCTCTGCATGCGCCGAAGCTCTATCGGGGGATCGGATCCTTCAGCGGGTGCGCGCAGACCAGCGACCCTCTCGGGCAGGCGGTTGTCCGCATGGTGGTCGAGGGTCGCGGTGGCGGGAACACGGTCAACATGTGGGGTCCGCCGACCGCTCCGGCCTGGCAGGAAAACGACCCGTACCTCCACGTCGACGAGTTCCGCGGCAAGTCCGTCTATGTGTCCAACGGATCGGGGACACCGGGACGCTACGACACGATCAATGGGCCGGGTATCGACGGCAACGGCACCAAGTTGTTCGACCAGATCGCCGTCGGCGCGGTCATCGAGACCGCGACCGCCGAGTGCACCCGCAACCTCCAGCGCCGGATGCGGGAACGAGGTGTCCCGGCGACCTTCCACCTCTACGACGGCGGCACGCACGCCTGGCCGTACTGGCAGGACGAGCTCCATCGCGCATGGCCGCAGTTCCGACGGGCGCTCGCCGCGTGA
- a CDS encoding lipopolysaccharide assembly protein LapA domain-containing protein — protein MTTPDPQRPEAAPGDLPPANPELDRDHQALLAERDELRTKVKNVEHTRTRATFIGLVIGAIITVLLLVFILQNLDSQRIMLIFWEVNLPLGVSLLIAAIAGALIVALAGGLRMLQMSRAMRKAKK, from the coding sequence ATGACGACACCTGATCCGCAGCGACCCGAGGCGGCCCCCGGCGACCTGCCACCGGCGAACCCTGAACTCGACCGCGATCACCAAGCCCTGCTCGCCGAACGCGACGAGCTCCGGACCAAGGTGAAAAACGTCGAACACACGCGCACGCGTGCGACTTTCATCGGTCTGGTCATCGGCGCGATCATCACCGTGCTGCTGCTCGTGTTCATCCTGCAGAACCTCGACTCACAGCGCATCATGTTGATCTTCTGGGAGGTCAACCTGCCGCTGGGTGTGAGCCTTCTCATCGCGGCGATCGCCGGAGCGCTCATCGTCGCGCTGGCCGGAGGTCTCCGCATGTTGCAGATGAGCCGCGCGATGCGCAAGGCCAAGAAGTAG